The following coding sequences lie in one Fusarium poae strain DAOMC 252244 chromosome 1, whole genome shotgun sequence genomic window:
- a CDS encoding hypothetical protein (BUSCO:10018at5125), with product MTTKDDAKTLVSASTIQTPTSQSQASKATPATETDQGNNQKVPSRQQTMSYSRSIDRRSSKDVQRPRSWYGSWPRAPKASASTSVAKENILGGTVKSNKAPDLGRYEAKRNDSDDASILSTTGTIKTMPKIKQNKSDATMTEEHMQNESQSQIKPDVGVSREPTQITESQKTSTPKNAGTAETTTHEPQESETGDAQSKSQADMRPAESASQNEGQQPPTSSGWLGWWSRTPFTETQATPTLDTGTQSMIEIEATKEADTPRPVTPPAQVEPSEQMTSPKNDQDPRPTSWFRYWYPSVEPVKAPEDKPDIQQPQTDTEPPSEDVVMKNSEPPSHQNEPPPKSGSTWAFWSKESPKTKETHPLPESGEVAVMGDGSEAHPQPMAECDVSPTKDSKIEDLKVKDKPASVKSRWMKKNKRVRPQSMDLDHTSSPPVSGASTPTRTATPTQDIDKTSAKIASSDQSIAESETSTKHSANLLLPSFSSTYRMKDNPSIVKQLTQFLLRTQQAPPNHVFRVDKPPNIKKAIAIGVHGLFPATYLRPMIGQPTGTSLRFAALGAEGIRRWAESHGCGDCEIEKVALEGEGKIQDRVDNLWKLMLNWIDHIRNADFVLIACHSQGVPVSIMLLEKLIDLGIITNAKVGVCAMAGVALGPFPDYKSSLLMGSAAELWDFGNAESDNSKRFENALKRVVDYGARVTFIGSIDDQLVPMESAVYSPANHPYIYRAVFIDGRVHAPDFIAHLVGFALKLRNLGVSDHGLVRELSVPLAGSLYSGAGHSRLYYDDAVYDLAIAHALETAPAGPPPAPCTISPRGGPLTSQNPYVLPWIMRGLLEEDFVRTELSAEADELLKQFDDWKPTNKALKDVKYRLEAVRSKL from the exons ATGACTACGAAGGACGACGCGAAGACCCTGGTAAGCGCCTCAACAATACAGACCCCTACGTCACAATCACAGGCGTCAAAGGCGACACCCGCGACAGAAACAGACCAAGGCAACAACCAAAAGGTGCCATCGAGACAGCAGACCATGAGTTATTCTCGATCCATAGACCGCAGAAGTAGCAAAGAC GTACAAAGACCAAGAAGTTGGTACGGCTCATGGCCACGAGCTCCGAAAGCCTCGGCATCCACCTCAGTCGCGAAAGAAAATATACTTGGAGGAACAGTAAAATCCAATAAAGCCCCCGATCTAGGTCGATACGAGGCGAAGAGAAACGATAGCGATGATGCCAGTATCCTAAGTACGACGGGGACGATTAAAACAATGCCGAAGATTAAACAAAACAAGTCTGATGCTACAATGACCGAAGAGCATATGCAGAACGAATCGCAAAGTCAGATCAAGCCAGATGTTGGAGTGTCCAGAGAGCCCACCCAAATCACAGAAAGCCAAAAGACATCGACACCAAAAAACGCAGGGACCGCAGAAACAACAACGCATGAACCGCAAGAATCTGAGACCGGTGATGCCCAGTCTAAATCTCAGGCCGACATGCGACCCGCAGAATCTGCATCTCAGAACGAGGGTCAGCAACCGCCAACTTCATCAGGATGGCTAGGATGGTGGTCTAGAACGCCTTTCACGGAGACCCAGGCGACTCCAACACTTGATACAGGCACTCAGTCAATGATCGAGATTGAGGCTACAAAAGAAGCCGACACTCCTCGGCCCGTCACTCCACCTGCTCAAGTAGAGCCTTCAGAGCAGATGACCTCTCCTAAAAACGATCAAGACCCACGACCTACTTCTTGGTTTCGATACTGGTATCCTTCGGTTGAACCTGTTAAAGCTCCAGAGGATAAGCCAGACATTCAACAACCACAAACAGACACTGAACCTCCCTCAGAAGACGTTGTCATGAAGAACTCTGAGCCGCCCTCTCATCAAAATGAGCCACCTCCCAAGAGCGGTTCGACATGGGCCTTTTGGTCCAAGGAATCgccaaaaacaaaagaaacccATCCTTTGCCTGAATCTGGAGAAGTAGCGGTAATGGGCGATGGGTCAGAGGCCCATCCTCAACCCATGGCAGAATGCGATGTATCGCCAACCAAGGACAGCAAAATAGAAGACCTGAAAGTCAAGGACAAACCAGCATCTGTCAAGTCCaggtggatgaagaagaacaagCGCGTTAGGCCTCAGTCGATGGATTTGGATCACACATCATCGCCCCCAGTATCTGGAGCATCAACCCCAACCAGGACAGCGACTCCTACTCAAGATATCGATAAGACTTCGGCCAAGATTGCTTCTTCCGATCAATCCATCGCCGAGTCAGAAACATCTACCAAACACTCTGCCAACCTCCTACTTCCATCTTTTTCCAGCACTTACCGTATGAAGGACAACCCATCCATTGTGAAGCAATTGACGCAATTCCTGCTTCGCACACAACAAGCCCCTCCCAACCATGTCTTCCGAGTGGACAAGCCTCCAAATATCAAAAAGGCCATTGCAATCGGTGTGCATGGACTATTTCCCGCAACATATCTTCGCCCCATGATTGGGCAACCCACAGGTACATCCCTGCGCTTTGCCGCTCTTGGAGCTGAGGGAATCCGAAGATGGGCTGAGTCTCATGGCTGTGGTGATTGCGAGATCGAAAAGGTTGCCCTCGAGGGAGAAGGAAAGATTCAAGATCGCGTAGACAATCTATGGAAGCTCATGCTTAACTGGATTGATCATATTCGCAACGCTGATTTTGTTCTGATTGCATGTCACTCGCAAGGAGTTCCCGTGAGTATCATGTTGCTCGAGAAGCTAATTGATCTCggcatcatcaccaacgccAAAGTCGGTGTTTGTGCCATGGCCGGAGTTGCACTGGGGCCTTTCCCTGACTACAAGTCCAGTTTACTCATGGGTTCTGCTGCTGAGTTGTGGGACTTTGGGAACGCAGAGAGTGATAACTCAAAGCGTTTTGAGAATGCCCTGAAGCGCGTAGTAGACTACGGGGCCCGTGTCACATTCATTGGTAGCATTGACGATCAGCTCGTACCAATGGAG TCTGCTGTCTACTCCCCTGCAAACCATCCTTACATCTACCGAGCTGTCTTTATCGACGGGCGTGTCCATGCCCCTGATTTTATTGCTCATCTGGTTGGCTTCGCTCTCAAACTTCGCAACCTTGGTGTTTCGGACCATGGCTTGGTTCGCGAGCTATCCGTCCCTCTTGCTGGCTCACTTTACTCAGGTGCCGGCCATTCTCGCCTCTACTACGATGACGCGGTATACGATCTTGCCATTGCGCATGCTCTCGAAACAGCACCTGCTGGTCCTCCACCAGCACCATGTACTATCTCCCCGCGCGGAGGACCATTGACATCGCAGAACCCATACGTCTTACCCTGGATTATGCGTGGATTGTTGGAAGAGGACTTTGTCCGTACTGAATTGAGTGCCGAAGCAGATGAGCTACTGAAGCAATTCGATGACTGGAAACCTACCAACAAGGCCCTTAAGGACGTCAAATACCGCCTCGAGGCTGTGCGGTCCAAACTTTGA